ATTCCGTGACCCACGTGGGCGCTATATTTCAGTTGCATACGAAGCAAAAATTATTGGCGGCGAACTGAAGCCGGGATCAGATGCCGCTTCCTGTATTAAAATTGCAATAAAAGATATTGGTGATCTTGCATTTGACCACAATAAAATTGTGGAAGACTACATCTCCTCGAAAAAAATAAATAGTTAAAACTATAGTGAATAATTAAACAATTTTTTCACGAATTGCTTTGCTTACTGCCTCGGTATTGGAATTAACGTGTAATTTATTATAAATACTTTTCATATGCGTTCTCACCGTTTCATAAGTAATATTTAAAGCATCGGCAACCATTTTGAAACTTTTTCCCTGCACCATTTGCTGTAGTATTTCTTTTTCCTTAGCAGTAAGTTGATAGTCGGTTTGATTCACAGGATTTATTCCCTTCTGAAACAATTCCAAAACTCGCCGCGCGATAGAACCGGTCATTGGAGCGCCACCGTTTTTCACATCGCGGATAGATTCCACATAATTTGCAGGAGAGGTGGATTTTAATATATAACCCGAGGCTCCGGCACATACTGCATTAAAAATATTTTCGTCATCATGGAAAACAGTTTGCATTAAAACGTGGATGGTTGGAAAGTTTTCACGAATGAGTTTAACTCCTTCAATTCCGCTTATTCCGGGCATTTCTATGTCCATGAGCACAACATCAGGAGTGTTTTTTCGCAATTGAAAAAGAAGATCGCTGCAATCGGGGTAAGCACCTACACAGCTGAAGCCCTGCGTTCCATTGATAAGATAGAATAAACTTTCACGCAGGTGTTTATTATCCTCAAATATTGCTACTGTTATATCGTTCATACTTCAGATATTATAGCAAAGATAACTGAGTTTCACAAACGATTAATACCACAATCATGGGATAGGAATGGATAATATTACTCTGGTTCCCTTTCCCGGGGAAGAATCGATTGTTAACTTGCCATTATGCTTTTCCGCTCGAAGCTTAAGATTTTTGAGCCCGTTACCATTCATTCGGGGTTTTAGAACCTTATTCTCGTTTAAATTGGAAAGATTGAACCCTATACCATTATCAATTATTTGCATTTCAAATAAGTTACCCTCCCTTTTGAAGGCAATTACAATTTTCGAACATGCTGAATACTTAACAGCATTATTCAAGGCTTCCTTAAAAATTAAATAAAGATCACGCCGTATTTCCATCGGAAGTTTAAAGCCGGTAAGGTTTACATTCTGCTCAATATCCAATGATATATTTTTGGCATTACACAGCTCCGTGGCGAAATTGAATATGCGGCTTTCAATATTTTTAAATTCATCGTTCGCCGGTTTTATTGCCCAAACAATATCACTCATATTTTCCATCATTTCTTTAGAGTTTTCACTCATATGTTGAAGTAATGGAATGGATTCCGGATTATTTTCTTTTACCTGATCACTTACAATTTCGCTATACATTCTGATACTGCTCAGGGTAGATCCAATATCATCGTGCAGATCAGCCGCGATGGAATTTCTTATTTCCAATTGTTTAACCTTCTGGTTGATGCGATAACGGTTTATTAGTAAAATTCCGAAAATAAATAAGATCCCTATCAAAAATAAAGCGATATTCCTAAAAACGATCTGAACCTGTTTTTCTTTATCCTTCAAAGCATTCTCGGTTTCCAATAATACAATTTGCTGTTCCTTCTGTGTTACTTCAAATTCCTCTTTTAATCGCAACAGTTCAAGTTTTTTACTTTCTGTATTCAAACTATCCTTTAGAACATTATATTTTTTATAAAATTGCAGTGCTAATTCCGTATTGCCAATCAGATCATAAACTTTATATTTACTGTTATAAACATCCAATCGGTAAGCATCGGCATTATTTCTGGTAAAGATATTAAGTGCAGAATCAAGGTTTGCCAATGCCAAACTATATTCTCCTGTTTCCTTGTAAATTTCTGCAATTTTCATAATTTCATAACCAACATCCGTTTCCGAATTTAATTGTTGCATGATATCTTTTGCAAGAGTATAGTTAATAAGAGCATCAGAATATCTTTTCATAAATTTATAATCATCGGCTAAATTTTCATATACAATTGCTTTGTTGTAAAGATCACCCGATTCGTTTTGAAGTATTGCAGCTTTTTTGTGATTTTCAACTGCTTCAGTTAACCTACCGGTTTTTTGAAGCATGTTTCCATAATTACTGTAAGCATTAGCCAACATGGAAAGGCGGTTATCGATACCGGTATTTTTTACCTTTTCGAAAATGTCGATGGATTTTAAAATATATTTCTCGGCAAGTTCATAGTCCTCCATGTCTCTGTAAATATTGCACATGGTTTGATAAATAACACCGACAGTAACCGAATCGCGATTACTCTCCGATATCTTGAGTGCATTTACTTCATGCGTAAGCGCTTCATTATTGTTATTCAAAAACCGATAGGTAAGCGCCATATTATGATAGGTTTTAGCTCTATTCAAATCATTTTCGGGAAGATATTCAAGTTCTTTTTTAAAATATTCTATCGAAAGATTATAGGAGCCTTTTGTTTGCCAGGCAAGACCAAGAAGATTATAAGCTGAAAATATTTCTTTATTGCTGTTGAGTTTTTCTGCAATGCTCAAAGCCTTTTCTGCATAATAAATTGCAGAATCGGCCTGCGACCTATACAATAAATAGGCATAATCATTATAAGCGCTCATCAACGCCTCCTCATTGTTGGAATGAAATACAACTCTTTTTAACGAATCTACATTTAATTGTGCAGACACCTGCAATGGTAAAAACATCACAACGAGCAAAACCTGAATAATATATATCTTAATTTTCATTCTATACTTTAACAAATAATTTTTTAATATTAGCATTCCTTCCGTTAACAGTAGTAATAACTATTTACAGTTCGTTATTAATTGAGTGGCATTTTTAATATTATTTTTGTGCCTGAACCTATGGACGAATTTATTTCCAGGATTCCATGATGATCATTTGCACGCTTTTTCATATTCTCAAGCCCATTTCCTTTCTTATGTTGATTTGGGTCAAATCCTTTTCCATTATCTTCAATTATCATAATAAGAAAATGCCCGCTTTTTGAAAATTCGATATTCAATTTTGTACTATTTGAATATTTTATAACATTATTTACTGCCTCTTTAAAAATCAAATATAGATCCCTTCTTTGTTCCATTGGAATTTTTATGCTTTCCAAGGTAACGTTTTTCTGCATAATTAGTTGAATATTTTTAACATTACACAATTCAACAGCAAAGTTGAACATTCTGCTTTCTATATTTTTGAAAGCATCATTGGCAGGTTTTATGGCCCAAACAATATCACTCATATTTTCAATCATTTCTTTGGAGTTATCTCCCATTTTTTGAAGCAAGGGGATAGACTCGGGATTTTTATTTTGCACCTGTTCACTCACTATATCACTATACATTCTGATACTGCTTAAGGTGGATCCAATATCATCGTGCAGGTCGCCGGCAATTTTATTTCTGATACTTGTTATCTGCAGAAGTTGGTTGAGTCGATACCGATAAATGGCAAAACTCAAAAGTGCCGTAAGTAATACTGCAGAAATAATAAACCACCAGGTTGCCCAAAATGGTTTATTTATGATGAATACATATCTATCTGTTTTTGAACTCCATATTCCATCGTTATTTGCAGCCTGCAATTCAAATTCATATTTTCCGGGAGCAAGTGCAGCAAAAGTAATTTCATCGAGACCCGCAGCCATATTCCAGGTTGAGCTATATCCTAACAATCGATATCGACATTTATTTTTTGCAGGAATTGTAAGTGAAACGGATTGGAACTTAAAAGTGATACTGTTTTTATTATGCGGTAATTTTGGTTCGAGAAAGAGTCCATTAAAATTTTTTATTCCGGAGGAGTACTCCTGCATGCGAAAAGCTCCATTAAATAATAAAACATTACCAATTACAGGATTCGCATCATATTTATTAAACTGCAATTCCGCCGGATCAAAAAACTGCACACCACCGGTTGTTGCCAGCCACATTAAATTGTTAACTTTATCCTCCGCCAATTTAATATAAGTAAAATCAACAGAAAGAAAACCTTCTGATTCATCCACACGCTTTATGACCTTCCAGGAATCTCCATTTTTTTGAAGCAATGACAATCCGTTATAATGTGCAGCCCATATGTTTCCTTTAGTATCCCGAAGCAAATCCAAAACAGCATCTGCCAGTAATCCATTTTCTTTATTAAATTTTTCTATAATAAAAACACTATCCCCATTCACACGAACATGAAACACGCCGAAATTTCCGGTGGACAACCAAAGGTTTTTGTTGTTATCAATCTCCAAAGAAGTAATAATTGCCCCGTTTAGGTCGAGATCGTTGGAATTTGCTTTAACCAGTGTATCACCATTAAAGTAGATCAATCCAAAATTCGAAGCGAAATAAGTATCATTATTGGGGAGAACAGCCTGGTCGAATAATTTTATATACTGGCCTCCGTAATAAACGGGCCAACTAAAGTCTTTAAAAGAGATATTTTCGGGAGTATTTTCATTTAATATCTGCGTTAATTTACCCTCTGTAAGGCAATAAAATTTACCATTATTGTCATAATAAAAATCCTGACCGTGTGTATCTCCAAGTTTATTTTCATCAAAATTGGTGATCCTGTTATTTTTATAAATACTGATCCCCTCATATCCGGATCCAAACCAAATTGAACCATCATTATTAATATACATTCCAAATATTTCGGAAAAATTCCAAGGTTTCAGATCACCGGGCAAATATTTTTTAAATCCTGAACCATCATATGTGATTACATTCCCTCTGTTTCCCCCAAAAACCATTTTACCATCAGGTGCCTGAGTTATGGAGAAGATATCGTTTAAATTTTCATTTTCACTGGGAAAAAATGTCACGAAAATATTTCTTCTTAATTTAACAAGGCCCTCCCAGGTACTTATCCATATATTTTTTTCTTTGTCAACTAAAATATCCGTTAAATTTTCATATCCCTTTAATGCCAGGTCATAAACTTGTTTTGGGTTATCGTTCTTAATTTCAAATAGTTTGTCAATTGCCAATAAATAATAATGCCCCTCAGAAAAACGATCTATACCGCCGCTAAAAATCAATTCATCAAGCGTATCAACTTTCGATTCACTTATCTCATAATTAAAACCGGAACGTGTGGTTAAATAAATAACATTATTTTCAGAGAATTCAATTTCCGAAACATCTTCTAAACGAGCTTCCCTGCTTTGCCATAACAACGAATATTGAGTTCCGTCGTATTTAATAAGCGAACCTCTTGTTCCAAAATAAATATCCGAATTGTTATTTGTGATCTTTAAAACCTGATTACCCGGATCCCCAAAGTTTTGCCAATTGCCAAACAGTTTATATTTTAATACATCACCATTCTTAACTTTATCAACGAGTGTTTTATCTAAAAAAACCGGGCCGCTTGCAGTACCTATCCAAAGTGATTTCCCATCCGCGCAATGCACAGAATAAATCCACGGATCGGGAAACGACTTATCGAACTTAATTTGTTTAATCTCATTTGCAAAATAAAAAAACAGGCCATTTTCAGCACCAATCCAAATACAGTGATCTTCATCTTGTGTAATGGAAAATACCTTACCAAAACGTTTTTCATTACTTCCGTTATAATTGGTGAAACGAAGTCCATCGAACTTACTCACTCCTAACCTCGTACCCATCCACAAATACCCACCTTCGTCCTGAAATAAGGTGTAGATCTCTGCGCTTGCAATCCCTTGCTTGGAACCAAATTCTTCAAGAATGAATTTTTGTGAATATGAGGTAAAATAACAGGGCAGCAAAAAGCAAATACACAACATCTTATAAAAGACCGTGGAAATATGATAGTTACCGGATCTATTGGGTTTAATCCACATGTTTTTTCCTGCTATTCACAAATGTAAATATTTCTTTTAAAAGAATTTCAGGTTTAACAATAGAAGATAATTTTACAAAGCATCGATAAACAAAAAGCAGCTTGGAATTACCCAAGCTGCCAGCATTAAATTGAAATCTATATGTACTATAAAATTGGTAAGTGCATCATGATATATATT
The genomic region above belongs to Bacteroidota bacterium and contains:
- a CDS encoding response regulator transcription factor, producing MNDITVAIFEDNKHLRESLFYLINGTQGFSCVGAYPDCSDLLFQLRKNTPDVVLMDIEMPGISGIEGVKLIRENFPTIHVLMQTVFHDDENIFNAVCAGASGYILKSTSPANYVESIRDVKNGGAPMTGSIARRVLELFQKGINPVNQTDYQLTAKEKEILQQMVQGKSFKMVADALNITYETVRTHMKSIYNKLHVNSNTEAVSKAIREKIV
- a CDS encoding tetratricopeptide repeat protein, with the protein product MKIKIYIIQVLLVVMFLPLQVSAQLNVDSLKRVVFHSNNEEALMSAYNDYAYLLYRSQADSAIYYAEKALSIAEKLNSNKEIFSAYNLLGLAWQTKGSYNLSIEYFKKELEYLPENDLNRAKTYHNMALTYRFLNNNNEALTHEVNALKISESNRDSVTVGVIYQTMCNIYRDMEDYELAEKYILKSIDIFEKVKNTGIDNRLSMLANAYSNYGNMLQKTGRLTEAVENHKKAAILQNESGDLYNKAIVYENLADDYKFMKRYSDALINYTLAKDIMQQLNSETDVGYEIMKIAEIYKETGEYSLALANLDSALNIFTRNNADAYRLDVYNSKYKVYDLIGNTELALQFYKKYNVLKDSLNTESKKLELLRLKEEFEVTQKEQQIVLLETENALKDKEKQVQIVFRNIALFLIGILFIFGILLINRYRINQKVKQLEIRNSIAADLHDDIGSTLSSIRMYSEIVSDQVKENNPESIPLLQHMSENSKEMMENMSDIVWAIKPANDEFKNIESRIFNFATELCNAKNISLDIEQNVNLTGFKLPMEIRRDLYLIFKEALNNAVKYSACSKIVIAFKREGNLFEMQIIDNGIGFNLSNLNENKVLKPRMNGNGLKNLKLRAEKHNGKLTIDSSPGKGTRVILSIPIP